In Daphnia magna isolate NIES linkage group LG6, ASM2063170v1.1, whole genome shotgun sequence, the following are encoded in one genomic region:
- the LOC116925125 gene encoding S-phase kinase-associated protein 1 codes for MPNIKLQSSDGETFEVDVEIAKCSVTIKTMLEDLGMDEDDEEVVPLPNVNSAILRKVIQWATYHKDDPPPPEDDDNKEKRTDDISSWDADFLKVDQGTLFELILAANYLDIKGLLDVTCKTVANMIKGKTPEEIRKTFNIKNDFTPSEEEQVRKENEWCEEK; via the exons ATGCCAAACATTAAATTGCAGAGTTCAGATGGGGAGACTTTTGAGGTTGATGTCGAAATTGCTAAATGTTCTGTGACCATCAAGACAATGCTTGAGGATCTAG GAATGGATGAGGATGATGAAGAAGTTGTTCCCCTACCCAATGTCAATTCTGCTATTTTGCGCAAAGTGATTCAGTGGGCCACATATCACAAAGATGACCCACCACCACCTGAAGATGATGATAATAAGGAGAAACGAACAGATGATATCTCATCTTGGGATGCTGATTTTCTCAAAGTTGATCAAGGAACTCTTTTTGAATTGATTCTG GCTGCCAACTATCTTGATATTAAAGGTTTATTGGATGTTACCTGCAAGACTGTTGCAAACATGATCAAAGGTAAAACCCCAGAAGAGATTCGCAAAACCTTCAACATCAAGAATGATTTCACCCCAAGTGAGGAAGAGCAAGTTCGCAAAGAGAATGAGTGGTGTGAAGAGAAGTAA
- the LOC116925122 gene encoding protein NDRG3 isoform X2 encodes MSNPSADSTFVMDDIYRATTTAIPNVSRNMLGSLKTFVGAGTNDPDEKEAFLDIKPLTRRGPAAEVGDDIELKAVQLQFPSARTLDKNNSLYQEERIETGRGNLLVAIQGDRTQPAMITYHDLGLNHVANFQAFFNFSEMRTLAQNFCLYHINAPGQEEGAATVPEGYIYPTMEELSEQISDVMLHFNLKSFIGLGVGVGANVLVRFALFHPEKVDALCLLNCVSTTAGWIEWGYQKLNARHLRSKGMTQGALDYLMWHHFGRLTEERNHDLVHVYREYFEHHVNPMNLALFIDSYIQRTDLNISRELDPNRRASVRTVEVPVLNMTGALGPHVDDTVTFNSRLDPSTSTWIKLQDCGMVLEEQPAKVVEALRLFLQGNGYDWLSTVAIPPFRRVNGGAITLP; translated from the exons ATGTCAAATCCGTCTGCAGACAGCACTTTCGTCATGGACGACATTTATCGTGCCACAACAACTGCAATTCCAAATGTATCGCGAAATATGCTTGGTTCGTTAAAAACATTTGTTGGTGCTGGAACAAACGACCCCGATGAAAAAGAGGCTTTTTTGGATATTAAACCATTAACCAG AAGAGGTCCGGCCGCCGAAGTCGGTGATGATATCGAATTGAAGGCAGTTCAGTTGCAGTTCCCATCTGCTCGTACGTTGGATAAGAACAACTCTCTTTACCAG GAAGAACGGATCGAAACAGGAAGAGGCAACCTGCTCGTTGCTATACAAGGCGATCGTACTCAGCCTGCCATGATCACGTACCACGATTTAGGACTGAATC ATGTGGCCAACTTCCAGGcattttttaacttttcagAGATGCGTACTCTTGCCCAAAATTTTTGCTTGTATCACATCAATGCCCCAGGCCAAGAGGAAGGTGCGGCTACAGTACCAGAAGG GTATATTTATCCCACTATGGAGGAATTAAGTGAGCAGATAAGTGATGTGATGCTACACTTTAATCTTAAATCATTCATTGGTCTCGGAGTTGGTGTCGGGGCCAACGTTTTGGTCCGCTTTGCTCTGTTTCATCCTGAAAAG GTTGACGCGCTGTGCCTGTTGAACTGCGTCTCAACGACAGCCGGATGGATTGAATGGGGTTACCAAAAGTTGAATGCTAGGCACTTGCGTTCGAAGGGCATGACACAAGGTGCCCTAGATTATCTGATGTGGCACCATTTTGGACGA TTAACGGAGGAGCGTAATCACGACTTGGTTCATGTTTATCGTGAATACTTCGAACACCACGTCAATCCAATGAATTTGGCATTGTTTATAGATTCATACATTCAACGGACAGATCTAAATATCTCACGCGAGCTAGACCCAAATCGGCGAGCATCAGTCAGGACAGTGGAAGTACCTGTTTTGAACATGACTGGAGCACTTGGTCCTCATGTTGATGACACAGTCACATTTAACTCGAGATTGGATCCATCCACTTCAACCTGGATAAAA CTCCAAGATTGTGGAATGGTTCTGGAAGAACAACCAGCTAAAGTCGTTGAGGCTCTTCGACTTTTTCTTCAAGGCAACGGTTACG ATTGGCTCTCCACCGTGGCTATACCACCATTTCGGAGAGTTAATGGTGGTGCAATAACTTTACCGTAA
- the LOC116924537 gene encoding uncharacterized protein LOC116924537 codes for MANDAFPLEVIQEEEPEEELEEWQTTNDPAELKHYRTQAKRIHTKSLNQALLAVRMLEYVDTVNVYRVGLVRAYDIVERIHRRYVEVCKFDGEELDRETSWGIDISIKHSKALADVANYLDSCQARARSVAGSSRSSTSNRSSASSTRRKLQEAERLEKEMQLKIQQERAEALQQAEEDERMQQFEIARKAEEERMQQLETARKAEERRVEAASRERQLQMELEKQRYTGSLLRKQLADELAVAEETDEKETPGFDKTDVWKRSVVPSHPPATLIPNFRIPCGTSTSTQPCSQYEPAASEQPSTSDQPSSSISKLNANASSYIPPNVFNQPNPSIARQFTSSARPSLIPTTTTSALPVHNRVTQQTFPTQRPVHAPQPTVYSPDAWIFAVNRHDAPPTFRSSSRPPKAEPPKFDGNPINWLMFIQSFKVQIHDTCFSDAERQHHLRASLTTEIQNNLGEVLLNPGLYSFALKELHWKFGNPRIVSTACSSSLLKLPSFKDSDYESLKQFSSTLRSVVATLQLGGYGLELHSSTTLAQLVGKLPPTLRSKWAEVSYRIQDRLPTILDLDTWVDDVTMAE; via the coding sequence ATGGCCAACGACGCCTTTCCCCTTGAAGTtattcaagaagaagaaccggAGGAGGAATTGGAAGAATGGCAAACGACCAACGATCCTGCTGAGCTAAAGCATTACCGTACTCAGGCAAAGAGAATTCACACGAAGTCACTCAATCAAGCTCTCCTTGCCGTCCGGATGCTAGAATATGTTGATACAGTCAACGTATATCGAGTTGGCTTGGTCCGTGCATACGACATAGTTGAAAGAATTCACCGTCGCTACGTGGAAGTCTGTAAGTTCGACGGCGAAGAGCTGGACAGAGAAACCAGCTGGGGAATTGATATTTCCATCAAACATTCGAAGGCGTTAGCCGACGTGGCCAACTACTTAGATTCCTGTCAGGCCCGCGCAAGATCAGTTGCAGGTTCCAGCCGCAGTAGCACTTCTAACCGTTCATCAGCCTCATCGACACGCCGTAAACTTCAAGAGGCAGAGCGGCTAGAAAAGGAAATGCAACTAAAGATTCAACAGGAAAGAGCTGAAGCCTTACAACAAGCCGAAGAGGATGAACGTATGCAGCAGTTCGAAATTGCCAGGAAGGCAGAGGAAGAACGTATGCAGCAGTTGGAAACCGCCAGAAAGGCAGAAGAAAGACGGGTTGAAGCAGCGAGTAGGGAACGACAATTGCAAATGGAGCTGGAGAAACAACGCTACACTGGCTCCTTGTTACGCAAACAGCTCGCAGACGAATTAGCAGTGGCCGAAGAGACCGATGAAAAGGAAACCCCCGGTTTTGACAAAACAGATGTCTGGAAACGTTCTGTCGTCCCATCTCATCCACCTGCTACGCTTATCCCAAATTTCCGTATACCGTGTGGGACATCAACGTCAACGCAACCATGCTCTCAATACGAGCCGGCTGCGTCTGAACAGCCGTCTACGTCCGACCAGCCGTCCTCGTCGATTTCCAAGCTAAATGCCAACGCCTCCAGCTACATACCACCAAACGTATTCAACCAGCCAAATCCAAGTATAGCTCGGCAATTCACCTCAAGCGCTCGTCCGTCACTGATTCCAACAACCACGACGTCGGCGCTACCCGTCCACAACCGAGTTACGCAACAAACGTTTCCGACTCAAAGACCAGTTCACGCTCCACAACCAACGGTGTATTCTCCTGATGCCTGGATATTCGCCGTGAATCGTCATGACGCACCTCCGACATTTCGTTCATCATCGAGACCGCCGAAAGCTGAACCACCGAAGTTTGACGGCAACCCGATAAATTGGCTTATGTTTATCCAGTCATTCAAGGTTCAAATTCACGACACATGCTTCAGCGATGCTGAACGTCAACACCATCTACGTGCAAGCTTGACGACCGAAATTCAGAACAATCTTGGCGAAGTTCTGCTCAACCCTGGATTATACTCCTTTGCATTGAAAGAGCTGCATTGGAAGTTCGGAAATCCAAGAATCGTTTCAACCGCATGCTCTTCATCTCTCTTAAAGCTACCTTCGTTTAAAGATAGCGACTACGAATCGTTAAAGCAGTTTTCGTCCACACTCCGTTCAGTCGTCGCAACTTTGCAACTGGGTGGATATGGGCTGGAACTACACAGCAGCACAACCTTGGCTCAATTGGTTGGAAAATTGCCGCCCACCTTACGCAGTAAATGGGCCGAAGTGAGCTATCGAATTCAAGATAGACTGCCCACGATACTCGACCTGGACACGTGGGTCGATGACGTTACGATGGCGGAATAA
- the LOC116925124 gene encoding COMM domain-containing protein 10 gives MSASNTASMLRVMPQSIEVINGINSAFLSNILLLIVKRLSEEQKVTQIFSQEEKLKLKELLSLHEDSTLEIVLTTLEYIIRHAAFHVMRPSNLSKHVSELGFHEQVGSLISELWAVHAKSVIDTLKKETCSHLKVEHIESSIHYSLSSLKGGHTEIPLALVHFNLNGGNITKKTANDRPRSPNDSCKPTLSLEFNREELAEFYQMLETVQSHLDELL, from the exons ATGTCTGCATCGAACACTGCATCAATGTTAAG GGTTATGCCACAATCAATTGAAGTAATCAATGGTATCAACTCTGCATTCTTATCCAACATACTACTTCTAATTGTCAAGAGGTTAAGTGAAGAACAAAAAGTTACCCAAATCTTCagtcaagaagaaaaactaaaattgaagGAATTACTCTCATTGCATGAGGATTCAACTCTTGAAATTGTGCTGACTACACTTGAATACATTATCCGACAT GCTGCATTTCATGTTATGAGACCAAGCAACTTATCAAAACATGTAAGTGAATTAGGATTTCACGAACAAGTTGGAAGTTTAATTTCAGAGTTATGGGCTGTACATGCCAAATCTGTCAttgacacattaaaaaaagaaacatgttCACATCTGAAG GTAGAACACATTGAATCTTCAATACACTATTCCTTGTCATCACTTAAAGGAGGGCACACTGAGATTCCACTGGCACTTGTTCACTTCAATTTGAATGGAGGTAACATTACCAAGAAAACGGCGAACGACCGACCACGTTCCCCAAATGACAGTTGCAAACCTACATTATCGTTGGAGTTTAATCGCGAAGAATTAGCAGAGTTTTATCAAATGTTAGAAACTGTTCAGAGTCATTTAGATGAACTACTGTAA
- the LOC116925122 gene encoding protein NDRG3 isoform X1 translates to MSNPSADSTFVMDDIYRATTTAIPNVSRNMLGSLKTFVGAGTNDPDEKEAFLDIKPLTRRGPAAEVGDDIELKAVQLQFPSARTLDKNNSLYQEERIETGRGNLLVAIQGDRTQPAMITYHDLGLNHVANFQAFFNFSEMRTLAQNFCLYHINAPGQEEGAATVPEGYIYPTMEELSEQISDVMLHFNLKSFIGLGVGVGANVLVRFALFHPEKVDALCLLNCVSTTAGWIEWGYQKLNARHLRSKGMTQGALDYLMWHHFGRLTEERNHDLVHVYREYFEHHVNPMNLALFIDSYIQRTDLNISRELDPNRRASVRTVEVPVLNMTGALGPHVDDTVTFNSRLDPSTSTWIKLQDCGMVLEEQPAKVVEALRLFLQGNGYALKLSRKPSASPSEVPSPSSSANKLLFGDGIQLDINNCSSSDVVADIRITENPILNVNVTNPINA, encoded by the exons ATGTCAAATCCGTCTGCAGACAGCACTTTCGTCATGGACGACATTTATCGTGCCACAACAACTGCAATTCCAAATGTATCGCGAAATATGCTTGGTTCGTTAAAAACATTTGTTGGTGCTGGAACAAACGACCCCGATGAAAAAGAGGCTTTTTTGGATATTAAACCATTAACCAG AAGAGGTCCGGCCGCCGAAGTCGGTGATGATATCGAATTGAAGGCAGTTCAGTTGCAGTTCCCATCTGCTCGTACGTTGGATAAGAACAACTCTCTTTACCAG GAAGAACGGATCGAAACAGGAAGAGGCAACCTGCTCGTTGCTATACAAGGCGATCGTACTCAGCCTGCCATGATCACGTACCACGATTTAGGACTGAATC ATGTGGCCAACTTCCAGGcattttttaacttttcagAGATGCGTACTCTTGCCCAAAATTTTTGCTTGTATCACATCAATGCCCCAGGCCAAGAGGAAGGTGCGGCTACAGTACCAGAAGG GTATATTTATCCCACTATGGAGGAATTAAGTGAGCAGATAAGTGATGTGATGCTACACTTTAATCTTAAATCATTCATTGGTCTCGGAGTTGGTGTCGGGGCCAACGTTTTGGTCCGCTTTGCTCTGTTTCATCCTGAAAAG GTTGACGCGCTGTGCCTGTTGAACTGCGTCTCAACGACAGCCGGATGGATTGAATGGGGTTACCAAAAGTTGAATGCTAGGCACTTGCGTTCGAAGGGCATGACACAAGGTGCCCTAGATTATCTGATGTGGCACCATTTTGGACGA TTAACGGAGGAGCGTAATCACGACTTGGTTCATGTTTATCGTGAATACTTCGAACACCACGTCAATCCAATGAATTTGGCATTGTTTATAGATTCATACATTCAACGGACAGATCTAAATATCTCACGCGAGCTAGACCCAAATCGGCGAGCATCAGTCAGGACAGTGGAAGTACCTGTTTTGAACATGACTGGAGCACTTGGTCCTCATGTTGATGACACAGTCACATTTAACTCGAGATTGGATCCATCCACTTCAACCTGGATAAAA CTCCAAGATTGTGGAATGGTTCTGGAAGAACAACCAGCTAAAGTCGTTGAGGCTCTTCGACTTTTTCTTCAAGGCAACGGTTACG CCCTGAAGCTATCACGGAAGCCGTCAGCCTCCCCTTCTGAAG TTCCTTCTCCTTCTTCGTCAGCGAACAAACTTTTGTTTGGAGATGGTATTCAACTGGATATTAACAATTGTTCTTCATCTGATGTCGTTGCTGATATCCGTATCACCGAAAACCCTATACTGAATGTCAACGTTACTAATCCCATTAACGCTTGA
- the LOC116924536 gene encoding uncharacterized protein LOC116924536, whose protein sequence is MSLNSALLKGPDLLTNLIGVLIRFRQHPIALSEDIVKMFHQVRVRPKDGPALRFFYRDPGIQEPPSVYQMNVQPFGAVCSPTICAHVLRQAAEDGGIDAADVTNQIIDHFYVDNWLTSFPTAKEAIQHEKRVADVLLRGGFELAQWGSSCPKVLLSLPGNPVSSIDLALHGMPIERTLGLSLDYGSDSFVVSASINLDGATKREIIRETSSVYDPFGFLSPVFLHAKLILQAVCRKSVGWDDLLDQTTVDEWQHWAVSLSKLNPLSVSRCFNPELAKAQGVGLHLFADASESAFGAIAYLRFDNPDGVKVLFVMAKARVAPIKYVSIPRLELCAALLAVRLASVIKSKLRLKIDQATF, encoded by the coding sequence ATGTCGCTGAACTCTGCCCTGCTGAAAGGACCCGACCTGCTAACCAACCTCATTGGTGTGCTGATACGTTTCCGACAACATCCGATAGCGTTGAGCGAGGATATTGTTAAAATGTTCCATCAAGTAAGGGTGCGACCAAAAGACGGGCCGGCACTTCGCTTTTTCTATCGCGACCCGGGTATACAGGAACCACCCTCCGTTTACCAAATGAACGTGCAACCCTTCGGCGCAGTTTGCTCTCCGACAATTTGTGCTCACGTTCTACGTCAAGCAGCCGAAGACGGCGGGATTGATGCGGCCGACGTTACCAACCAAATAATCGACCATTTTTACGTGGATAATTGGTTGACATCATTCCCAACTGCCAAAGAAGCTATTCAGCACGAAAAAAGGGTGGCAGACGTTCTACTTCGAGGAGGATTCGAGCTCGCCCAATGGGGTTCATCATGTCCAAAAGTTCTGTTGTCGTTGCCTGGCAATCCAGTCTCATCCATCGATTTAGCCCTACACGGAATGCCCATAGAGCGGACGCTGGGGCTTTCACTCGACTACGGCAGCGATTCGTTTGTGGTGAGCGCAAGCATAAATCTGGATGGAGCGACGAAACGAGAAATAATTCGAGAAACGTCAAGCGTCTACGACCCATTTGGGTTTCTTTCACCGGTGTTCCTACACGCAAAACTTATCCTGCAAGCTGTATGTAGAAAATCGGTTGGCTGGGACGATCTACTAGACCAGACAACCGTCGATGAGTGGCAACATTGGGCCGTCTCCCTCTCGAAGCTAAACCCGCTCTCCGTCTCACGATGTTTCAACCCAGAGCTAGCAAAAGCGCAAGGTGTGGGACTTCATCTGTTTGCTGACGCATCGGAATCGGCATTTGGTGCCATCGCCTATCTCCGATTTGACAATCCCGACGGCGTAAAGGTGTTATTTGTCATGGCCAAGGCAAGAGTGGCACCCATCAAATACGTTTCGATTCCCAGACTTGAGCTGTGTGCAGCATTACTCGCCGTCCGTCTAGCATCAGTGATCAAGTCAAAACTCCGACTAAAAATCGACCAAGCCACATTCTGA
- the LOC116925122 gene encoding protein NDRG3 isoform X4: protein MSNPSADSTFVMDDIYRATTTAIPNVSRNMLGSLKTFVGAGTNDPDEKEAFLDIKPLTRRGPAAEVGDDIELKAVQLQFPSARTLDKNNSLYQEERIETGRGNLLVAIQGDRTQPAMITYHDLGLNHVANFQAFFNFSEMRTLAQNFCLYHINAPGQEEGAATVPEGYIYPTMEELSEQISDVMLHFNLKSFIGLGVGVGANVLVRFALFHPEKVDALCLLNCVSTTAGWIEWGYQKLNARHLRSKGMTQGALDYLMWHHFGRLTEERNHDLVHVYREYFEHHVNPMNLALFIDSYIQRTDLNISRELDPNRRASVRTVEVPVLNMTGALGPHVDDTVTFNSRLDPSTSTWIKLQDCGMVLEEQPAKVVEALRLFLQGNGYALKLSRKPSASPSEEMKLQY, encoded by the exons ATGTCAAATCCGTCTGCAGACAGCACTTTCGTCATGGACGACATTTATCGTGCCACAACAACTGCAATTCCAAATGTATCGCGAAATATGCTTGGTTCGTTAAAAACATTTGTTGGTGCTGGAACAAACGACCCCGATGAAAAAGAGGCTTTTTTGGATATTAAACCATTAACCAG AAGAGGTCCGGCCGCCGAAGTCGGTGATGATATCGAATTGAAGGCAGTTCAGTTGCAGTTCCCATCTGCTCGTACGTTGGATAAGAACAACTCTCTTTACCAG GAAGAACGGATCGAAACAGGAAGAGGCAACCTGCTCGTTGCTATACAAGGCGATCGTACTCAGCCTGCCATGATCACGTACCACGATTTAGGACTGAATC ATGTGGCCAACTTCCAGGcattttttaacttttcagAGATGCGTACTCTTGCCCAAAATTTTTGCTTGTATCACATCAATGCCCCAGGCCAAGAGGAAGGTGCGGCTACAGTACCAGAAGG GTATATTTATCCCACTATGGAGGAATTAAGTGAGCAGATAAGTGATGTGATGCTACACTTTAATCTTAAATCATTCATTGGTCTCGGAGTTGGTGTCGGGGCCAACGTTTTGGTCCGCTTTGCTCTGTTTCATCCTGAAAAG GTTGACGCGCTGTGCCTGTTGAACTGCGTCTCAACGACAGCCGGATGGATTGAATGGGGTTACCAAAAGTTGAATGCTAGGCACTTGCGTTCGAAGGGCATGACACAAGGTGCCCTAGATTATCTGATGTGGCACCATTTTGGACGA TTAACGGAGGAGCGTAATCACGACTTGGTTCATGTTTATCGTGAATACTTCGAACACCACGTCAATCCAATGAATTTGGCATTGTTTATAGATTCATACATTCAACGGACAGATCTAAATATCTCACGCGAGCTAGACCCAAATCGGCGAGCATCAGTCAGGACAGTGGAAGTACCTGTTTTGAACATGACTGGAGCACTTGGTCCTCATGTTGATGACACAGTCACATTTAACTCGAGATTGGATCCATCCACTTCAACCTGGATAAAA CTCCAAGATTGTGGAATGGTTCTGGAAGAACAACCAGCTAAAGTCGTTGAGGCTCTTCGACTTTTTCTTCAAGGCAACGGTTACG CCCTGAAGCTATCACGGAAGCCGTCAGCCTCCCCTTCTGAAG AAATGAAGCTGCAATATTGA
- the LOC116925122 gene encoding protein NDRG3 isoform X3, which translates to MSNPSADSTFVMDDIYRATTTAIPNVSRNMLGSLKTFVGAGTNDPDEKEAFLDIKPLTRRGPAAEVGDDIELKAVQLQFPSARTLDKNNSLYQEERIETGRGNLLVAIQGDRTQPAMITYHDLGLNHVANFQAFFNFSEMRTLAQNFCLYHINAPGQEEGAATVPEGYIYPTMEELSEQISDVMLHFNLKSFIGLGVGVGANVLVRFALFHPEKVDALCLLNCVSTTAGWIEWGYQKLNARHLRSKGMTQGALDYLMWHHFGRLTEERNHDLVHVYREYFEHHVNPMNLALFIDSYIQRTDLNISRELDPNRRASVRTVEVPVLNMTGALGPHVDDTVTFNSRLDPSTSTWIKLQDCGMVLEEQPAKVVEALRLFLQGNGYALKLSRKPSASPSEDFSVGG; encoded by the exons ATGTCAAATCCGTCTGCAGACAGCACTTTCGTCATGGACGACATTTATCGTGCCACAACAACTGCAATTCCAAATGTATCGCGAAATATGCTTGGTTCGTTAAAAACATTTGTTGGTGCTGGAACAAACGACCCCGATGAAAAAGAGGCTTTTTTGGATATTAAACCATTAACCAG AAGAGGTCCGGCCGCCGAAGTCGGTGATGATATCGAATTGAAGGCAGTTCAGTTGCAGTTCCCATCTGCTCGTACGTTGGATAAGAACAACTCTCTTTACCAG GAAGAACGGATCGAAACAGGAAGAGGCAACCTGCTCGTTGCTATACAAGGCGATCGTACTCAGCCTGCCATGATCACGTACCACGATTTAGGACTGAATC ATGTGGCCAACTTCCAGGcattttttaacttttcagAGATGCGTACTCTTGCCCAAAATTTTTGCTTGTATCACATCAATGCCCCAGGCCAAGAGGAAGGTGCGGCTACAGTACCAGAAGG GTATATTTATCCCACTATGGAGGAATTAAGTGAGCAGATAAGTGATGTGATGCTACACTTTAATCTTAAATCATTCATTGGTCTCGGAGTTGGTGTCGGGGCCAACGTTTTGGTCCGCTTTGCTCTGTTTCATCCTGAAAAG GTTGACGCGCTGTGCCTGTTGAACTGCGTCTCAACGACAGCCGGATGGATTGAATGGGGTTACCAAAAGTTGAATGCTAGGCACTTGCGTTCGAAGGGCATGACACAAGGTGCCCTAGATTATCTGATGTGGCACCATTTTGGACGA TTAACGGAGGAGCGTAATCACGACTTGGTTCATGTTTATCGTGAATACTTCGAACACCACGTCAATCCAATGAATTTGGCATTGTTTATAGATTCATACATTCAACGGACAGATCTAAATATCTCACGCGAGCTAGACCCAAATCGGCGAGCATCAGTCAGGACAGTGGAAGTACCTGTTTTGAACATGACTGGAGCACTTGGTCCTCATGTTGATGACACAGTCACATTTAACTCGAGATTGGATCCATCCACTTCAACCTGGATAAAA CTCCAAGATTGTGGAATGGTTCTGGAAGAACAACCAGCTAAAGTCGTTGAGGCTCTTCGACTTTTTCTTCAAGGCAACGGTTACG CCCTGAAGCTATCACGGAAGCCGTCAGCCTCCCCTTCTGAAG ATTTCAGTGTTGGCGGTTAA